One window of the Seriola aureovittata isolate HTS-2021-v1 ecotype China chromosome 22, ASM2101889v1, whole genome shotgun sequence genome contains the following:
- the ttll1 gene encoding probable tubulin polyglutamylase TTLL1 — protein sequence MAGKVKWVTDIEKSVLINNFEKREWIQVTENEDWNFYWMSVQTIRNVFSVDTGYRLSDEQMVNHFPNHYELTRKDLMIKNIKRYRKELEKEGSPLAEKDENGKYIYLDFVPVTFMLPADYNLFVEEFRKNPSSTWIMKPCGKAQGKGIFLINKLSQIKKWSRDSRTSTFVAASSGKEAYVISLYIDNPLLIGGKKFDLRLYVLVTTYRPLKCYMYKLGFCRFCTVKYTPSTSELDNMFVHLTNVAIQKHGDDYNHVHGGKWTVSNLRLYLESTRGKEVTSRLFDQIHWIVVQSLKAVAPVMNNDKHCFECYGYDIIIDDKLKPWLIEVNASPSLTSSTANDRILKYNLINDTLNIVTPNGDIPDCRWNRSPPREALGNYQVLYDEEQAQSENAERDLRSRSGQSLGSKGSKGSAGVRPVAATWK from the exons ATGGCCGGTAAGGTGAAGTGGGTGACAGATATTGAAAAATCAGTGCTCATCAACAACTTTGAGAAAAGGGAATGGATTCAAGTCACAGAAAACGAAGACTGGAATTTCTACTG GATGAGCGTCCAGACCATCAGGAATGTGTTCAGTGTGGACACCGGCTACCGCCTGTCAGATGAACAGATGGTTAACCACTTCCCCAACCACTATGAGCTGACCAGGAAGGACCTGATGATCAAGAACATTAAACGCTACCGcaaggagctggagaaggaaGGAAGTCCGCTGGCAGAGAAGGATGAGAACGGGAAATACATTTATCTAG ATTTTGTCCCTGTGACGTTCATGCTCCCGGCTGATTATAATTTGTTTGTGGAGGAGTTTCGTAAGAATCCGTCCAGCACCTGGATCATGAAGCCCTGCGGGAAGGCCCAGGGCAAAGGCATCTTCCTCATCAACAAACTGTCCCAGATCAAAAAGTGGTCCAGAGACAGCCGCACCTCCAC GTTTGTAGCAGCCTCTAGTGGTAAGGAAGCATATGTCATCTCCCTGTACATTGACAATCCTCTGCTGATAGGAGGGAAGAAGTTTGACCTGCGGCTTTATGTCTTGGTGACCACCTATCGGCCTCTGAAATGCTACAT GTACAAACTGGGCTTCTGTCGGTTCTGCACAGTGAAGTACACACCCAGTACAAGTGAACTGGACAACATGTTTGTTCATCTCACCAATGTTGCCATCCAAAAACATGGG GATGACTACAACCACGTTCATGGAGGCAAGTGGACGGTCAGTAACCTCCGTTTGTACCTAGAGAGCACCAGAGGAAAGGAGGTGACCAGCCGACTGTTTGACCAGATCCACTGGATTGTGGTGCAGTCCCTGAAAGCTGTGGCT CCTGTGATGAACAACGACAAGCACTGTTTTGAATGTTACGGGTATGACATCATCATTGATGACAAGCTGAAGCCGTGGCTTATCGAG GTCAATGCCTCCCCCTCGCTGACCTCCAGCACGGCCAACGACCGCATCCTGAAGTACAACCTCATCAACGACACCCTCAACATTGTCACACCCAACGGGGACATCCCAGACTGCCGCTGGAATCGCAGCCCACCCCGAGAGGCCCTGGGCAACTATCAAGTTCT